Proteins from a single region of Manis javanica isolate MJ-LG chromosome 5, MJ_LKY, whole genome shotgun sequence:
- the SPAG4 gene encoding sperm-associated antigen 4 protein isoform X4, with the protein MRRSPRPGSATSSQKHTPNFYSDNSMNVTSEDSSSGHRSSGPEPGEREGRKARGRSCGEPFLSAGVPGGTTRPRSSRQKPMPRSHNALTSWGAETQPAGSPVVSEEQLDLHSTLDRRQEIPPPRLSKSFLSRLFQVLSVLFSLVGDVLVIAYREVCSIRFLLTAVSLLSLFLAALWWGLLYLVPPLENEPEEMLTLREYHKRVRSQSQQLQQLQGELDTLHKQVSGIRTANSERVAKLVFQKLNEDFVRKPDYALSSLGASIDLDKTSHDYEDVNTAYFWNRFSFWNYARPPTVILEGLQVDDETEVFLGKFTFYVEKSEIQIFHLQNDPPAAFPKVKIQILSNWGHPRFTCLYRVRAHGLQTSEGEGDSATQGPH; encoded by the exons ATGCGGCGGAGCCCCCGCCCGGGCTCGGCCACGTCCTCGCAAAAGCACACGCCCAACTTTTACAGCGACAACTCAATGAACGTCACCTCGGAGGACAGCAGCAGCGGGCATCGGTCATCTGGGCCGGAGCCCGGGGAGCGCGAGGGCAGAAAGGCCCGAGGCCGAAGCTGTGGTGAGCCCTTCTTGAGCGCAGGAGTGCCCGGAGGAACCACACGGCCTAGAAGCTCTCGGCAGAAGCCGATGCCACGGAGCCACAATGCACTGACCTCCTGGGGGGCGGAAACCC AACCGGCTGGCTCTCCCGTAGTCTCTGAGGAGCAGCTCGACCTTCATTCAACCCTGGATCGGAGGCAGGAGATACCTCCCCCGCGATTGTCCAAGAGCTTCCTGA GCCGTCTCTTCCAGGTGCTGAgcgtgttgttttccttggtagGAGACGTGCTGGTCATTGCGTACag GGAGGTCTGTTCCATCCGCTTCCTCCTCACGGCTGTGTCACTGCTGAGCCTCTTTCTGGCAG CACTTTGGTGGGGGCTTCTGTACCTGGTCCCTCCTCTGGAGAAT GAGCCTGAGGAGATGCTGACTCTAAG GGAGTACCACAAGCGCGTGCGCTCCCAGAGCCAACAGCTGCAGCAGCTCCAGGGCGAGCTGGACACGCTACACAAGCAGGTGTCCGGCATTCGCACAGCCAACAGCGAG AGAGTGGCCAAGCTTGTATTCCAGAAGCTGAATGAGGACTTTGTGCGGAAACCCGACTATGCACTGAGCTCTTTGG GAGCCTCCATCGACCTAGATAAGACATCTCACGACTACGAAGACGTGAACACTGCCTACTTCTGGAATCGCTTCAGCTTCTGGAACTATGCGAGGCCGCCCACGGTTATCCTAGAG GGCCTCCAGGTTGATGATGAGACTGAAGTTTTCTTGGGGAAATTCACCTTCTATGTGGAAAAATCTGAGATTCAGATTTTTCACCTACAG aATGACCCCCCAGCTGCCTTTCCCAAGGTGAAGATCCAGATTCTAAGCAACTGGGGCCATCCCCGTTTCACGTGCTTGTATCGAGTCCGAGCCCATGGCTTGCAAACCTCAGAGGGGGAAGGGGACAGTGCCACACAGGGGCCCCATTAA
- the CPNE1 gene encoding copine-1 — protein sequence MAHCVTLVQLSISCDHLIDKDIGSKSDPLCVLLQDVGGGSWAELGRTEQVRNCSSPEFSKTLQLEYHFETVQKLRFGIYDIDNKTLELGDDDFLGGAECSLGQIVSSQILTLPLMLKPGKPAGRGTMTVSAQELKDSRVVTMEVEARNLDKKDFLGKSDPFLEFLCQGDGKWHLTYRSEVIKNNLNPTWKRFSVPLQHFCRGDPTTPIQVRCSDYDSDGSHDLIGTFYTSLAQLQAAPAEFECIHPEKQQKKKSYKNSGTICVKICQIETEYSFLDFVMGGCQINFTVGVDFTGSNGDPSSPDSLHYLSPTGVNEYLTALWSVGSVIQEYDTDKLFPAFGFGAQVPPDWQVSHEFALNFNPSNPYCAGIQGIVDAYRQALPQVRLYGPTNFAPIINHVARIAAQSAHQRTATQYFVLLLLTDGAVTDVEATCEAVVRASHLPISVIIVGVGGADFEAMEQLDADGGPLHTRSGEAAARDIVQFVPFRRFQNAPREALAQTVLAEVPTQLVSYFKAQGWAPFKPLLPPAKGPAQAPQV from the exons ATGgcccactgtgtgaccttggttcAGCTGTCCATATCCTGTGACCACCTCATTGACAAGGACATCGGCTCCAAGTCTGACCCACTCTGTGTCCTTTTACAGGATGTGGGAGGGGGAAGCTGGGCTGAG cttgGTCGGACTGAGCAAGTACGGAACTGCTCCAGCCCTGAGTTCTCTAAGACTCTGCAACTTGAGTACCACTTTGAGACAGTCCAGAAGCTCCGATTTGGCATCTATGACATAGACAACAAGACACTGGAGTTGGGGGATGATGACTTCCTAGGAGGGGCTGAGTGTTCATTAGGACAG ATTGTGTCCAGCCAGATACTAACTCTACCCTTGATGCTGAAGCCTGGAAAACCTGCTGGGCGGGGAACCATGACG GTATCAGCTCAGGAGCTGAAGGATAGCCGTGTAGTGACCATGGAGGTGGAGGCTAGAAATCTAGATAAGAAG GACTTCCTAGGGAAATCAGATCCATTCTTGGAGTTCCTCTGCCAGGGTGATGGGAAATGGCACCTGACATACAGATCTGAG GTAATCAAGAACAACCTGAACCCTACGTGGAAGCGCTTCTCTGTTCCCCTTCAGCATTTCTGTAGGGGAGACCCTACCACACCCATACAG GTGCGATGCTCAGATTATGACAGTGATGGTTCACATGATCTTATTGGTACCTTCTACACCAGCTTGGCCCAGCTGCAAGCAGCCCCA GCTGAGTTTGAATGCATCCATCCTGAGAagcagcagaaaaagaaaagctacaaGAACTCTGGAACTATCTGTGTCAAGATTTGCCAG ATAGAAACAGAGTATTCATTCCTGGATTTTGTGATGGGAGGCTGTCAGATCAACTTCACT gtGGGCGTGGACTTCACAGGCTCCAATGGAGACCCCTCCTCCCCAGACTCCCTGCACTACCTGAGCCCAACAGGTGTCAATGAGTATCTGACAGCACTGTGGAGTGTGGGCAGTGTGATACAGGAATATGACAC ggaCAAGCTCTTCCCAGCATTTGGATTTGGAGCCCAGGTGCCCCCTGACTGGCAG GTCTCCCATGAATTTGCCTTGAACTTCAACCCCAGTAACCCCTACTGTGCCG gCATCCAGGGCATCGTGGATGCCTACCGCCAAGCTCTGCCCCAAGTTCGCCTTTACGGCCCCACCAACTTTGCACCCATCATCAACCATGTGGCCAGAATTGCAGCCCAGTCTGCACATCAGAGGACAGCCACG CAATACTTTGTGCTGTTGCTGCTAACTGATGGTGCTGTGACGGACGTGGAGGCCACATGTGAGGCTGTGGTTCGTGCCTCCCACCTGCCCATATCAGTGATAATCGTGGGTGTGGGTGGTGCTGACTTCGAGGCCATGGAGCAGCTGGATGCTGACGGTGGACCCCTACACACACGCTCTGGGGAGGCAGCTGCCCGGGACATAGTGCAGTTTGTGCCCTTCCGCCGCTTCCAGAAC GCCCCACGAGAGGCATTGGCACAGACTGTGCTCGCAGAAGTACCCACGCAGCTGGTCTCCTACTTCAAGGCCCAAGGTTGGGCCCCATTCAAGCCACTTCTACCCCCAGCCAAGGGCCCTGCACAGGCTCCTCAAGTCTAG
- the SPAG4 gene encoding sperm-associated antigen 4 protein isoform X1, with protein sequence MRRSPRPGSATSSQKHTPNFYSDNSMNVTSEDSSSGHRSSGPEPGEREGRKARGRSCGEPFLSAGVPGGTTRPRSSRQKPMPRSHNALTSWGAETQPAGSPVVSEEQLDLHSTLDRRQEIPPPRLSKSFLSRLFQVLSVLFSLVGDVLVIAYREVCSIRFLLTAVSLLSLFLAALWWGLLYLVPPLENEPEEMLTLREYHKRVRSQSQQLQQLQGELDTLHKQVSGIRTANSERVAKLVFQKLNEDFVRKPDYALSSLGASIDLDKTSHDYEDVNTAYFWNRFSFWNYARPPTVILEPYVFPGNCWAFEGDQGQVVIRLPGRVQLSDITLQHPHPSVAHTGGADSAPRDFAVYGLQVDDETEVFLGKFTFYVEKSEIQIFHLQNDPPAAFPKVKIQILSNWGHPRFTCLYRVRAHGLQTSEGEGDSATQGPH encoded by the exons ATGCGGCGGAGCCCCCGCCCGGGCTCGGCCACGTCCTCGCAAAAGCACACGCCCAACTTTTACAGCGACAACTCAATGAACGTCACCTCGGAGGACAGCAGCAGCGGGCATCGGTCATCTGGGCCGGAGCCCGGGGAGCGCGAGGGCAGAAAGGCCCGAGGCCGAAGCTGTGGTGAGCCCTTCTTGAGCGCAGGAGTGCCCGGAGGAACCACACGGCCTAGAAGCTCTCGGCAGAAGCCGATGCCACGGAGCCACAATGCACTGACCTCCTGGGGGGCGGAAACCC AACCGGCTGGCTCTCCCGTAGTCTCTGAGGAGCAGCTCGACCTTCATTCAACCCTGGATCGGAGGCAGGAGATACCTCCCCCGCGATTGTCCAAGAGCTTCCTGA GCCGTCTCTTCCAGGTGCTGAgcgtgttgttttccttggtagGAGACGTGCTGGTCATTGCGTACag GGAGGTCTGTTCCATCCGCTTCCTCCTCACGGCTGTGTCACTGCTGAGCCTCTTTCTGGCAG CACTTTGGTGGGGGCTTCTGTACCTGGTCCCTCCTCTGGAGAAT GAGCCTGAGGAGATGCTGACTCTAAG GGAGTACCACAAGCGCGTGCGCTCCCAGAGCCAACAGCTGCAGCAGCTCCAGGGCGAGCTGGACACGCTACACAAGCAGGTGTCCGGCATTCGCACAGCCAACAGCGAG AGAGTGGCCAAGCTTGTATTCCAGAAGCTGAATGAGGACTTTGTGCGGAAACCCGACTATGCACTGAGCTCTTTGG GAGCCTCCATCGACCTAGATAAGACATCTCACGACTACGAAGACGTGAACACTGCCTACTTCTGGAATCGCTTCAGCTTCTGGAACTATGCGAGGCCGCCCACGGTTATCCTAGAG CCATATGTGTTCCCTGGGAATTGCTGGGCTTTTGAGGGCGACCAAGGCCAGGTGGTGATCCGGCTTCCGGGTCGTGTGCAGCTGAGTGACATCACCCTGCAGCATCCACATCCCAGCGTGGCACACACTGGGGGGGCCGACAGCGCCCCCCGCGACTTTGCAGTCTAT GGCCTCCAGGTTGATGATGAGACTGAAGTTTTCTTGGGGAAATTCACCTTCTATGTGGAAAAATCTGAGATTCAGATTTTTCACCTACAG aATGACCCCCCAGCTGCCTTTCCCAAGGTGAAGATCCAGATTCTAAGCAACTGGGGCCATCCCCGTTTCACGTGCTTGTATCGAGTCCGAGCCCATGGCTTGCAAACCTCAGAGGGGGAAGGGGACAGTGCCACACAGGGGCCCCATTAA
- the SPAG4 gene encoding sperm-associated antigen 4 protein isoform X2 encodes MRRSPRPGSATSSQKHTPNFYSDNSMNVTSEDSSSGHRSSGPEPGEREGRKARGRSCGEPFLSAGVPGGTTRPRSSRQKPMPRSHNALTSWGAETQPAGSPVVSEEQLDLHSTLDRRQEIPPPRLSKSFLSRLFQVLSVLFSLVGDVLVIAYREVCSIRFLLTAVSLLSLFLAALWWGLLYLVPPLENEPEEMLTLREYHKRVRSQSQQLQQLQGELDTLHKQVSGIRTANSEKLNEDFVRKPDYALSSLGASIDLDKTSHDYEDVNTAYFWNRFSFWNYARPPTVILEPYVFPGNCWAFEGDQGQVVIRLPGRVQLSDITLQHPHPSVAHTGGADSAPRDFAVYGLQVDDETEVFLGKFTFYVEKSEIQIFHLQNDPPAAFPKVKIQILSNWGHPRFTCLYRVRAHGLQTSEGEGDSATQGPH; translated from the exons ATGCGGCGGAGCCCCCGCCCGGGCTCGGCCACGTCCTCGCAAAAGCACACGCCCAACTTTTACAGCGACAACTCAATGAACGTCACCTCGGAGGACAGCAGCAGCGGGCATCGGTCATCTGGGCCGGAGCCCGGGGAGCGCGAGGGCAGAAAGGCCCGAGGCCGAAGCTGTGGTGAGCCCTTCTTGAGCGCAGGAGTGCCCGGAGGAACCACACGGCCTAGAAGCTCTCGGCAGAAGCCGATGCCACGGAGCCACAATGCACTGACCTCCTGGGGGGCGGAAACCC AACCGGCTGGCTCTCCCGTAGTCTCTGAGGAGCAGCTCGACCTTCATTCAACCCTGGATCGGAGGCAGGAGATACCTCCCCCGCGATTGTCCAAGAGCTTCCTGA GCCGTCTCTTCCAGGTGCTGAgcgtgttgttttccttggtagGAGACGTGCTGGTCATTGCGTACag GGAGGTCTGTTCCATCCGCTTCCTCCTCACGGCTGTGTCACTGCTGAGCCTCTTTCTGGCAG CACTTTGGTGGGGGCTTCTGTACCTGGTCCCTCCTCTGGAGAAT GAGCCTGAGGAGATGCTGACTCTAAG GGAGTACCACAAGCGCGTGCGCTCCCAGAGCCAACAGCTGCAGCAGCTCCAGGGCGAGCTGGACACGCTACACAAGCAGGTGTCCGGCATTCGCACAGCCAACAGCGAG AAGCTGAATGAGGACTTTGTGCGGAAACCCGACTATGCACTGAGCTCTTTGG GAGCCTCCATCGACCTAGATAAGACATCTCACGACTACGAAGACGTGAACACTGCCTACTTCTGGAATCGCTTCAGCTTCTGGAACTATGCGAGGCCGCCCACGGTTATCCTAGAG CCATATGTGTTCCCTGGGAATTGCTGGGCTTTTGAGGGCGACCAAGGCCAGGTGGTGATCCGGCTTCCGGGTCGTGTGCAGCTGAGTGACATCACCCTGCAGCATCCACATCCCAGCGTGGCACACACTGGGGGGGCCGACAGCGCCCCCCGCGACTTTGCAGTCTAT GGCCTCCAGGTTGATGATGAGACTGAAGTTTTCTTGGGGAAATTCACCTTCTATGTGGAAAAATCTGAGATTCAGATTTTTCACCTACAG aATGACCCCCCAGCTGCCTTTCCCAAGGTGAAGATCCAGATTCTAAGCAACTGGGGCCATCCCCGTTTCACGTGCTTGTATCGAGTCCGAGCCCATGGCTTGCAAACCTCAGAGGGGGAAGGGGACAGTGCCACACAGGGGCCCCATTAA
- the SPAG4 gene encoding sperm-associated antigen 4 protein isoform X3, with amino-acid sequence MRRSPRPGSATSSQKHTPNFYSDNSMNVTSEDSSSGHRSSGPEPGEREGRKARGRSCEPAGSPVVSEEQLDLHSTLDRRQEIPPPRLSKSFLSRLFQVLSVLFSLVGDVLVIAYREVCSIRFLLTAVSLLSLFLAALWWGLLYLVPPLENEPEEMLTLREYHKRVRSQSQQLQQLQGELDTLHKQVSGIRTANSERVAKLVFQKLNEDFVRKPDYALSSLGASIDLDKTSHDYEDVNTAYFWNRFSFWNYARPPTVILEPYVFPGNCWAFEGDQGQVVIRLPGRVQLSDITLQHPHPSVAHTGGADSAPRDFAVYGLQVDDETEVFLGKFTFYVEKSEIQIFHLQNDPPAAFPKVKIQILSNWGHPRFTCLYRVRAHGLQTSEGEGDSATQGPH; translated from the exons ATGCGGCGGAGCCCCCGCCCGGGCTCGGCCACGTCCTCGCAAAAGCACACGCCCAACTTTTACAGCGACAACTCAATGAACGTCACCTCGGAGGACAGCAGCAGCGGGCATCGGTCATCTGGGCCGGAGCCCGGGGAGCGCGAGGGCAGAAAGGCCCGAGGCCGAAGCTGTG AACCGGCTGGCTCTCCCGTAGTCTCTGAGGAGCAGCTCGACCTTCATTCAACCCTGGATCGGAGGCAGGAGATACCTCCCCCGCGATTGTCCAAGAGCTTCCTGA GCCGTCTCTTCCAGGTGCTGAgcgtgttgttttccttggtagGAGACGTGCTGGTCATTGCGTACag GGAGGTCTGTTCCATCCGCTTCCTCCTCACGGCTGTGTCACTGCTGAGCCTCTTTCTGGCAG CACTTTGGTGGGGGCTTCTGTACCTGGTCCCTCCTCTGGAGAAT GAGCCTGAGGAGATGCTGACTCTAAG GGAGTACCACAAGCGCGTGCGCTCCCAGAGCCAACAGCTGCAGCAGCTCCAGGGCGAGCTGGACACGCTACACAAGCAGGTGTCCGGCATTCGCACAGCCAACAGCGAG AGAGTGGCCAAGCTTGTATTCCAGAAGCTGAATGAGGACTTTGTGCGGAAACCCGACTATGCACTGAGCTCTTTGG GAGCCTCCATCGACCTAGATAAGACATCTCACGACTACGAAGACGTGAACACTGCCTACTTCTGGAATCGCTTCAGCTTCTGGAACTATGCGAGGCCGCCCACGGTTATCCTAGAG CCATATGTGTTCCCTGGGAATTGCTGGGCTTTTGAGGGCGACCAAGGCCAGGTGGTGATCCGGCTTCCGGGTCGTGTGCAGCTGAGTGACATCACCCTGCAGCATCCACATCCCAGCGTGGCACACACTGGGGGGGCCGACAGCGCCCCCCGCGACTTTGCAGTCTAT GGCCTCCAGGTTGATGATGAGACTGAAGTTTTCTTGGGGAAATTCACCTTCTATGTGGAAAAATCTGAGATTCAGATTTTTCACCTACAG aATGACCCCCCAGCTGCCTTTCCCAAGGTGAAGATCCAGATTCTAAGCAACTGGGGCCATCCCCGTTTCACGTGCTTGTATCGAGTCCGAGCCCATGGCTTGCAAACCTCAGAGGGGGAAGGGGACAGTGCCACACAGGGGCCCCATTAA